In one window of Nothobranchius furzeri strain GRZ-AD chromosome 11, NfurGRZ-RIMD1, whole genome shotgun sequence DNA:
- the LOC139061938 gene encoding fibrous sheath CABYR-binding protein-like: MQIESFAYWSATLRSAVVKLSSPQQTELIKQHAVQPTLSCMTNEFEGFSGFSSAAEVWEHSNRGSSSKTGKKDKPAGGLQPVQEAPVQPVHEAPFQSVQRAPVQPVQEAQVQPVHEAPPVQEAPVQPVQEAPVQPVHENPVQSFHEALVQPIHDALVQPVQEALVQPVPEALVQPVQRAPVQPVQEAPVQPVHEAPVQSVHKAPGQPVHETLSPLPAETSSPRHPAEMSSPCHPDALMLPLRVNL, translated from the exons atgcagatcgagagctttgcctactGGTCTGCTACTCTGCGGTCTGCTGTGGTGAagctctcttcaccacagcagaccg AGTTGATCAAACAACACGCAGTGCAGCCTACTCTAAGCTGCATGACCAACGAGTTTGAAGGCTTCTCTGGCTTTAGCTCTGCTGCTGAGGTTTGGGAGCACTCAAACAGGGGATCGTCATCCAAAACCGGGAAGAAAGACAAGCCTGCAGGTGGA ctccagcccgtccaagaggctccggtccagcccgtccacgaggctcctTTTCAGTCCGTCCAaagggctccggtccagcccgtccaagaggctcaggtccagcccgtccacgaggctccg cccgtccaagaggctccggtccagcccgtccaagaggctccggtccagcccgtccacgagaaTCCGGTCCAATCCTTCCAcgaggctctggtccagcccaTCCACGACGCTCTGGTCcaacccgtccaagaggctctggtccagcccgtCCCAGAGGCTCTGGTTCAGCCCGTCCAAAGGGCTccagtccagcccgtccaagaggctccggtccagcccgtccacgaggctccggtccagtccGTCCACAAGgctccgggccagcctgtccacgagACTTTGTCCCCTTTGCCTGCAGAGACGTCGTCCCCTCGTCATCCTGCAGAGATGTCGTCCCCTTGTCatccagatgctttgatgctcccccttagagtaaatctgtaa